One region of Baekduia soli genomic DNA includes:
- a CDS encoding cupredoxin domain-containing protein, whose amino-acid sequence MLPRPLRAGIVALSAALIVLAAATVPASAAALPGAHISAVQVVPSADYPGLQHLTYLYGPIRITPGQNTIEARPNDQRPQVPGYITRFRPDLVYTKVNAQGGHDVPRVDVIHLHHGVWLNNNYPTFAAGEEKTVFNLPEGYGYHYDPSDSWIMNYMIHNLTPNPTSVYIKYDMDFLPDSEPAAQSLIPVHPLWMDVAGIAAYPVFDAYQGTGTKGRFTFPDQAKGAQRRDIGVAHQWTAPSDVTLVGTAGHLHPGGLWDDLRATRGGVSKELFRSEAKYYEPAGAVSWDVSLTATRPDWRVAVRAGDTLDVSTTYDTGKASWYESMGIMVVWYADGIQAGAADPFTTPIDWHGLVTHGHLPENDNHGGDPSSGLPDARDLLDGSAPSNVDIKGFIYGNGDLSMTGRAGRPPVVRAGRSLTFTNLDATRAMKPRASAYHTITACKAPCTATTGIAYPLADGPVRFDSGELGYGPSFGGGRAGRFTPAANRNTWKTPRNLGAGTYTYFCRIHPFMRGAFRVVGAGGKGSVKRAKASP is encoded by the coding sequence ATGCTGCCCCGCCCGCTCCGCGCCGGCATCGTCGCCCTGTCCGCCGCCCTCATCGTCCTGGCGGCGGCCACCGTGCCCGCGTCGGCGGCCGCCCTGCCCGGCGCGCACATCTCGGCGGTGCAGGTCGTGCCCTCGGCCGACTACCCCGGCCTGCAGCACCTGACCTACCTCTACGGGCCGATCCGGATCACCCCCGGGCAGAACACGATCGAGGCGCGACCCAACGACCAGCGCCCGCAGGTCCCGGGCTACATCACGCGCTTCAGGCCCGACCTCGTCTACACCAAGGTCAACGCCCAGGGCGGGCACGACGTGCCACGCGTCGACGTCATCCACCTGCACCACGGCGTCTGGCTGAACAACAACTACCCCACCTTCGCGGCCGGCGAGGAGAAGACGGTCTTCAACCTCCCCGAGGGCTACGGCTACCACTACGACCCGAGCGACAGCTGGATCATGAACTACATGATCCACAACCTGACGCCGAACCCGACGTCGGTCTACATCAAGTACGACATGGACTTCCTGCCCGACAGCGAGCCGGCGGCCCAGTCGCTGATCCCGGTGCACCCGCTGTGGATGGACGTCGCGGGCATCGCGGCCTACCCGGTCTTCGACGCCTACCAGGGCACGGGCACCAAGGGCCGCTTCACGTTCCCCGACCAGGCCAAGGGCGCCCAGAGGCGCGACATCGGCGTCGCGCACCAGTGGACCGCCCCCAGCGACGTCACGCTCGTCGGGACCGCCGGCCACCTGCACCCGGGCGGGCTGTGGGACGACCTGAGGGCCACGCGCGGCGGGGTCAGCAAGGAGCTGTTCCGCTCCGAGGCCAAGTACTACGAGCCGGCCGGGGCGGTCTCCTGGGATGTGTCGCTGACGGCGACCAGGCCCGACTGGCGCGTCGCCGTCCGCGCCGGCGACACGCTCGACGTCAGCACGACCTACGACACCGGCAAGGCCTCGTGGTACGAGTCCATGGGCATCATGGTGGTGTGGTACGCCGACGGCATCCAGGCCGGCGCGGCCGACCCGTTCACCACGCCGATCGACTGGCACGGCCTCGTGACCCACGGCCATCTGCCCGAGAACGACAACCACGGCGGCGACCCGTCCTCGGGCCTGCCCGACGCCCGCGACCTGCTCGACGGCTCCGCGCCGTCCAACGTGGATATCAAGGGCTTCATCTACGGCAACGGCGACCTGAGCATGACCGGCCGGGCCGGCCGGCCGCCCGTCGTGCGGGCCGGGCGGTCGCTGACGTTCACGAACCTCGACGCCACGCGGGCCATGAAGCCGCGCGCCTCCGCCTACCACACGATCACCGCGTGCAAGGCGCCCTGCACGGCCACGACGGGCATCGCCTACCCCCTCGCCGACGGCCCCGTGCGCTTCGACTCCGGCGAGCTGGGCTACGGGCCGTCCTTCGGCGGCGGGCGCGCCGGCAGGTTCACGCCGGCGGCCAACCGCAACACCTGGAAGACGCCCAGGAACCTGGGCGCCGGCACCTACACCTACTTCTGCCGGATCCATCCGTTCATGCGCGGGGCGTTCCGGGTGGTGGGCGCCGGCGGCAAGGGCAGCGTCAAGCGCGCGAAGGCCTCGCCCTAG
- a CDS encoding TetR/AcrR family transcriptional regulator — protein sequence MSAPKGIRLHRDERREQLVALGLELLGSSPHGQVSIGEIARRAGISKGLLYHYFPTKSDFVVAVLRRSMDELDRRMRPADLGGGPVAILDQSLDGFLGYAHEHAQGFLAVVRARGGADAAIRAVLLEGRRRRVATMVDFAAALAGRPREQLASPGLDLAIEGWLSFCEGVAARWLAEGGADREAVARLLRDVLLAAYASVGVADGREAFAALAEAARSAAGGVSGPALTNT from the coding sequence GTGAGCGCGCCGAAGGGCATCCGGCTGCACCGTGACGAGCGCCGCGAGCAGCTCGTCGCCCTCGGCCTGGAGCTCCTGGGCTCCAGCCCGCACGGCCAGGTCTCCATCGGCGAGATCGCCCGCCGCGCGGGGATCTCCAAGGGCCTGCTGTACCACTACTTCCCGACCAAGAGCGACTTCGTCGTGGCCGTGCTGCGACGGTCGATGGACGAGCTGGACCGGCGCATGCGGCCGGCCGACCTCGGCGGCGGCCCGGTGGCGATCCTGGACCAGAGCCTGGACGGCTTCCTCGGCTACGCCCACGAGCACGCCCAGGGCTTCCTGGCCGTCGTGCGGGCCCGCGGCGGCGCCGACGCCGCGATCCGCGCGGTGCTGCTGGAGGGCCGCCGGCGGCGCGTGGCGACCATGGTCGACTTCGCCGCCGCGCTGGCCGGCCGCCCGCGTGAGCAGCTGGCCTCGCCCGGGCTGGACCTGGCGATCGAGGGCTGGCTCTCGTTCTGCGAGGGCGTGGCGGCGCGCTGGCTGGCCGAGGGCGGCGCCGACCGCGAGGCGGTGGCGCGCCTGCTGCGCGACGTGCTGCTGGCGGCCTACGCGTCGGTCGGCGTGGCCGATGGCCGCGAGGCGTTCGCGGCGCTGGCCGAGGCGGCCCGCAGCGCCGCGGGCGGGGTCTCGGGACCCGCATTGACGAACACGTAG